In Desulfotignum phosphitoxidans DSM 13687, a single window of DNA contains:
- the mazG gene encoding nucleoside triphosphate pyrophosphohydrolase has translation MESLAPILEVIRTLRGKNGCEWDRRQTPVTMWKCLAEEVYELQQALADQDLENTCEEMGDVLFQIVFIMEIFHDAGQIPIPRVMDTVKEKMIRRHPHVYGDAVVKTRTELLDQWEQIKTREKNGDLRLSAMDDVPKGMPGLVRAMKVSKSAVKKGFDWENIHQVLGTVKSEIAEFESALEQKDEDAIMLEFGDILFSLVNVARFAGFHPETALARSTAKFESRFRLMEADLAEKKISLGALSASEKNVFWTRAKKVHENNQSVEKA, from the coding sequence TTGGAATCATTGGCCCCGATTCTGGAAGTTATCCGGACATTGCGGGGAAAAAACGGGTGTGAATGGGATCGACGGCAGACGCCGGTCACCATGTGGAAATGCCTGGCGGAAGAAGTGTATGAACTTCAGCAGGCCCTGGCTGATCAGGATCTTGAGAACACCTGTGAAGAAATGGGGGATGTGCTGTTCCAGATTGTATTTATCATGGAGATATTTCATGACGCCGGCCAGATTCCCATACCCCGGGTGATGGACACGGTTAAAGAAAAGATGATCCGCCGGCATCCCCATGTGTATGGCGATGCCGTGGTAAAGACCCGGACTGAATTACTGGATCAGTGGGAACAAATCAAGACCCGTGAAAAAAATGGAGACCTTCGTTTATCTGCCATGGATGATGTTCCCAAAGGCATGCCCGGGCTTGTCCGGGCCATGAAGGTGTCTAAATCCGCAGTTAAAAAAGGGTTTGACTGGGAAAATATTCACCAGGTCCTGGGCACGGTGAAAAGTGAGATAGCTGAATTTGAATCTGCGCTGGAACAAAAAGACGAAGACGCAATCATGCTGGAGTTCGGTGATATTTTATTTTCTCTGGTGAATGTGGCCCGGTTTGCCGGGTTCCATCCTGAAACAGCCCTGGCCCGGTCCACAGCCAAGTTTGAAAGCCGGTTTCGTTTGATGGAAGCAGATCTGGCTGAAAAAAAAATATCCCTTGGTGCCCTGTCTGCATCGGAAAAAAATGTTTTCTGGACCCGGGCCAAAAAAGTCCATGAAAACAATCAGTCGGTTGAGAAAGCGTGA
- a CDS encoding HAD family hydrolase, which yields MTDRHLFVTDLDGTLLTDDKTVSHRDLDTLARLRAKGVVVVAATGRSLYSFQRALAHIGMDTDSWPLDFLIFSTGAGVLKFKKNEIIRDLPISRSDVMHITARFEQMQLDYMVHNAIPDTHYFTFRSHGRDNPDFFQRIVLYQSFASPLTADTPVFETATQVLAVMPPKVSLAQVAEIQASLSGYSVVHATSPLDHQSAWIEVFHPRVSKSHAAAWLARQLDIPQSRVVAVGNDYNDLDLMDWAGQKFWVANAPAEFDTGVRMPVSNNDHGVTRAAVLSGLLD from the coding sequence GTGACGGACCGGCACCTGTTTGTCACCGACCTTGACGGGACCTTGTTGACTGATGACAAGACCGTCTCGCACCGGGACCTGGATACCCTGGCCCGGTTGAGGGCCAAAGGCGTAGTGGTGGTTGCGGCCACGGGCCGGAGCCTGTATTCTTTTCAACGGGCCCTGGCGCACATCGGCATGGATACGGATTCATGGCCTCTGGATTTTCTGATCTTTTCCACAGGCGCGGGCGTGCTGAAGTTTAAAAAAAATGAAATTATCCGGGACCTGCCCATTTCCCGGTCGGATGTGATGCACATCACCGCCCGTTTTGAACAGATGCAGCTGGATTATATGGTCCACAACGCCATCCCGGACACCCACTATTTCACGTTCCGGTCCCATGGCCGGGACAATCCGGATTTTTTTCAGCGGATTGTTCTGTATCAATCCTTTGCCAGCCCTTTGACCGCGGACACCCCGGTATTTGAAACCGCCACCCAGGTCCTGGCGGTGATGCCCCCGAAAGTGTCTCTGGCACAGGTGGCGGAAATACAGGCCTCATTGTCCGGTTACAGTGTGGTGCATGCCACATCTCCTCTGGATCATCAGTCCGCATGGATCGAAGTGTTTCATCCCCGGGTTTCCAAAAGCCATGCCGCCGCCTGGCTGGCCCGGCAGTTGGATATCCCGCAGTCCCGGGTGGTGGCGGTGGGCAATGATTACAATGATCTGGATCTGATGGACTGGGCCGGGCAGAAATTCTGGGTGGCCAATGCCCCGGCGGAGTTTGATACCGGGGTCCGGATGCCGGTGTCCAACAACGACCATGGCGTGACCCGGGCCGCAGTCCTGTCCGGACTGCTGGATTGA
- the ybeY gene encoding rRNA maturation RNase YbeY — translation MVSTPGLRKKTEQILNALGCNHHEISIVIMDDLQIKELNHSFRGIDRPTNVLSFPMQEGEFSDITPGLLGDVVISAQTAAREAQETGITLDERMSQLLIHGILHLVGFDHETSEADADVMETKSYELLRLVESNPDLAAF, via the coding sequence ATGGTGTCCACCCCGGGGCTTCGCAAAAAGACCGAACAGATCTTAAACGCCTTGGGCTGTAACCATCATGAAATCTCCATCGTGATTATGGATGACCTACAGATCAAAGAACTCAACCACAGTTTCCGGGGCATTGACCGTCCCACCAATGTGCTGTCCTTTCCCATGCAGGAAGGGGAATTTTCAGACATCACCCCCGGACTGCTGGGGGATGTGGTCATCTCAGCCCAGACCGCGGCCAGAGAAGCACAGGAAACCGGCATCACCCTGGACGAAAGAATGTCCCAGCTGCTGATCCACGGCATCCTGCATCTGGTGGGATTTGATCATGAAACTAGTGAGGCGGACGCGGACGTCATGGAAACAAAAAGTTATGAACTGTTAAGACTGGTTGAATCCAACCCGGATCTGGCGGCATTTTAA
- a CDS encoding CvpA family protein translates to MNGFDLVVLVIVLFCMIRGVFRGLIREVSGIVAVIAGFYGAFTYYWILSPHLAFLVQTPAIRHLISFGVLFCGIVIAVGLTAALIRKLMHVAFLGWVDRTFGLVFGTAKGVLIVSVLFVMLTTFLPAGSSTMMTRSETAPYLATISRTMTLFISRNLRIDFLDRLNKTNVKNVQTQGG, encoded by the coding sequence ATGAACGGGTTTGATCTGGTGGTTCTGGTAATAGTTTTGTTCTGCATGATCCGGGGGGTATTCCGGGGATTGATCCGGGAAGTGTCCGGAATCGTGGCGGTGATCGCCGGATTTTACGGGGCATTCACCTATTACTGGATTTTGTCACCCCATCTGGCTTTTCTGGTTCAAACCCCTGCAATCCGGCATCTGATCAGTTTTGGTGTACTGTTCTGCGGTATCGTGATTGCGGTGGGACTGACGGCCGCACTGATCCGCAAATTGATGCATGTGGCGTTTTTAGGGTGGGTGGACCGGACCTTCGGCCTGGTTTTCGGCACAGCCAAAGGCGTTTTAATCGTTTCCGTGCTGTTTGTTATGCTGACGACGTTTTTACCGGCCGGGTCTTCCACCATGATGACCCGATCTGAAACCGCCCCGTATCTGGCAACGATCTCCCGGACCATGACCCTGTTTATTTCCAGAAACCTGCGGATTGATTTTCTGGACCGGCTGAATAAAACCAACGTGAAAAATGTACAGACACAAGGAGGGTGA
- a CDS encoding HD family phosphohydrolase, whose product MKKTKINTWLDSVRQFILSTPYLLWAMLLGITLLFTFSQTPEQQQITDAYEIGDVAQRDIKAPRDILVEDREVSEERRGQARNAVRIVYDLDADLLPRIQANVKDAMTIGRSLFEPESARNDEGETSAKDTPDPTFVMVLETKPLFEEKLGIMISEGAYSILHKHRFDPDITQKIQTIMGKVLSNGVVANKELLLEQEHKGIVLRNIKSNEEQVVNNLKVFYGPDQAKAMVRIEGEPLLKKVNYTLTNLIVDICQRLLQPNIFMNKNETQARILAAQATINPVMYQIKAGEMIVREGERIDKTRLIKLNALLEQTVVKTVYVSATGVALITFTLLLVSYLLFFRHHAALENDHNKHMIFLALGLVLYLGAVKLSSYLVQSADPNQAWDLMSASFFMAIPLPAAAMICCLFLGFSIAIYFSLVLSVLASMSFGGSFEAFIFFLLSCSMAAFWAQARQTRKNFIMTGVKLAIFNSFLAIALGFYSLTQPDPVILAREVIIAFCGGIFSAVLTIGFCPLIEIIFDYTTEAKLLELANLDQPLIKKLMIEAPGTYNHSVIVATLAEAAASAIHANSLKAKVMAYYHDIGKLDKIMYFIENQADGKNRHDKLSPSMSALILIQHVKKGVELAKTHKLGNEIIEGITQHHGTSLIKFFYNKALKSGKDKINEENFRYPGPKPQTRETGIVMLADVVEAAVRALDRPTAARIRGRVKELINDIFADGQLEECELTLKDLHQIAKSFNNILTSIYHSRIEYTDKPQEKKKEKNDSTSDTDREPAKTNGVHPGASQKDRTDLKRLGL is encoded by the coding sequence ATGAAAAAAACAAAAATTAATACCTGGCTGGATTCGGTCAGACAATTTATTTTGTCCACCCCCTACCTGTTGTGGGCCATGTTGCTGGGCATTACGCTGTTGTTCACTTTTTCCCAGACACCGGAACAGCAGCAGATCACCGATGCTTATGAGATAGGAGATGTGGCCCAGCGGGATATCAAAGCGCCCCGGGACATTTTGGTGGAAGACCGGGAAGTATCTGAGGAACGACGCGGCCAGGCCCGGAATGCGGTTCGAATCGTGTACGATTTAGACGCGGATCTGCTGCCCCGGATTCAGGCCAATGTCAAAGATGCCATGACTATCGGCCGATCCTTGTTTGAACCGGAATCGGCCCGAAACGATGAGGGTGAAACATCAGCCAAAGACACCCCGGACCCCACTTTTGTCATGGTCCTGGAAACCAAGCCCTTGTTCGAGGAAAAACTGGGCATCATGATCAGTGAAGGCGCGTATTCCATCCTGCACAAACACCGGTTCGATCCGGATATCACCCAAAAAATTCAGACCATTATGGGAAAGGTGCTTTCCAACGGGGTGGTGGCGAACAAAGAACTGCTGCTGGAACAAGAACACAAGGGCATTGTCCTGAGAAACATCAAATCCAACGAAGAACAGGTGGTCAACAACCTCAAGGTGTTCTACGGACCGGACCAGGCCAAGGCCATGGTCAGAATCGAGGGCGAACCGCTGCTCAAAAAAGTTAATTACACCCTGACCAATCTGATTGTGGATATCTGCCAGCGACTGCTCCAACCCAACATTTTCATGAACAAAAACGAGACCCAGGCCCGGATCCTGGCGGCCCAGGCTACCATCAATCCGGTCATGTACCAGATCAAAGCCGGAGAAATGATTGTCCGGGAGGGCGAACGGATCGACAAGACCCGGCTTATCAAGCTCAATGCCCTGCTGGAACAGACCGTTGTCAAAACGGTTTATGTGTCCGCCACCGGGGTTGCGCTGATCACGTTCACCCTGCTGCTGGTGTCATACCTTCTATTTTTCAGACATCATGCCGCCCTGGAAAACGACCATAACAAACACATGATTTTCCTGGCCCTGGGCCTTGTCCTGTATCTGGGCGCGGTCAAACTGTCCTCCTATCTGGTTCAGTCCGCAGATCCGAATCAGGCATGGGACCTGATGTCCGCTTCTTTTTTCATGGCCATCCCCCTGCCGGCCGCCGCCATGATCTGCTGCCTGTTTCTGGGATTCAGTATTGCCATTTATTTTTCCCTGGTGCTGTCCGTTCTGGCGAGTATGTCTTTTGGCGGCAGCTTCGAAGCATTCATCTTTTTTCTGTTAAGCTGCAGTATGGCCGCGTTCTGGGCCCAGGCCCGGCAGACCCGTAAAAACTTCATCATGACCGGCGTCAAACTGGCAATTTTCAATTCATTTCTGGCAATCGCCCTGGGGTTTTATTCCCTGACCCAGCCCGATCCGGTGATCCTGGCAAGAGAAGTAATCATCGCGTTCTGCGGTGGAATTTTTTCCGCTGTGCTGACCATCGGGTTCTGTCCATTGATTGAGATCATTTTTGACTACACCACGGAAGCCAAGCTCCTGGAACTGGCCAATCTGGATCAGCCTTTGATCAAAAAACTGATGATCGAGGCCCCGGGCACTTACAACCACAGTGTGATCGTGGCCACCCTGGCGGAAGCGGCTGCGTCCGCCATTCATGCCAACAGCCTCAAGGCCAAGGTCATGGCCTATTACCATGACATCGGAAAGCTGGACAAGATCATGTATTTCATTGAAAACCAGGCAGACGGCAAAAACCGGCACGACAAACTCTCGCCCTCCATGTCTGCGCTCATTCTCATCCAGCATGTCAAAAAAGGGGTAGAGCTGGCCAAAACCCATAAACTGGGCAATGAAATTATCGAAGGCATCACCCAGCATCACGGCACCTCGCTGATCAAATTTTTTTACAACAAGGCGTTAAAAAGCGGAAAAGACAAAATCAACGAGGAAAATTTCCGGTATCCCGGCCCCAAACCCCAGACCCGGGAGACCGGTATTGTCATGCTGGCGGATGTGGTGGAAGCGGCAGTGCGGGCCCTGGACCGGCCGACAGCCGCCAGAATCCGGGGACGGGTCAAGGAACTGATCAACGATATTTTTGCCGACGGCCAGCTGGAAGAATGTGAGCTCACCCTCAAGGACCTGCACCAGATCGCCAAAAGCTTCAACAATATCCTGACCAGTATTTATCACAGCCGTATTGAATATACAGACAAACCCCAGGAAAAGAAAAAAGAAAAAAATGACAGCACTTCAGATACTGATCGAGAACCGGCAAAAACCAATGGTGTCCACCCCGGGGCTTCGCAAAAAGACCGAACAGATCTTAAACGCCTTGGGCTGTAA
- a CDS encoding PhoH family protein has protein sequence MTILEFDNISIARQLFGFHNTHLEKIAKRFKITIHSRGGSVTLSGPDPEVSQVWSLLNQLYLLFKEKIPVEPGDLDAAIALIKKDPDARLETLFMHTVFTTARNKPIRPRSLNQLKYVKAIETKDILFAIGPAGTGKTYLAMAMAVAAFARGDVRKIILTRPAVEAGEALGFLPGDLAEKINPYLRPLYDALYDMLEFEKARTYIEQEIIEIAPIAFMRGRTLNNAFIILDEAQNTTSQQMKMFLTRIGYGSKAIVTGDITQIDLPGGKKSGLVEVRKILSHIKGIEFIHFSRDDVVRHQLVSDIIDAYEKNKN, from the coding sequence ATGACAATCCTTGAGTTTGACAACATATCCATCGCCCGGCAATTGTTTGGATTCCACAATACCCACCTGGAAAAAATTGCCAAACGGTTCAAGATCACCATCCATTCAAGAGGCGGCTCCGTCACCCTTTCCGGACCGGATCCGGAAGTGAGTCAGGTCTGGTCTCTGCTGAACCAGCTGTATCTGCTGTTCAAGGAAAAAATCCCAGTGGAGCCCGGGGATCTGGATGCCGCCATCGCCCTGATCAAAAAAGATCCGGATGCCCGGCTGGAAACCCTGTTTATGCACACGGTTTTCACCACGGCAAGGAACAAACCGATTCGCCCTAGAAGTTTGAACCAGCTCAAATATGTCAAAGCCATTGAAACCAAAGATATCCTGTTTGCCATCGGCCCGGCCGGGACCGGAAAAACCTATCTGGCCATGGCCATGGCTGTGGCAGCCTTTGCCAGAGGGGATGTCCGAAAAATCATCCTCACCCGTCCGGCTGTAGAGGCCGGTGAAGCACTGGGGTTTCTGCCCGGTGATCTGGCCGAAAAAATCAATCCCTATCTGCGGCCTTTATATGACGCTTTGTATGACATGCTTGAATTTGAAAAAGCCCGGACGTATATTGAACAGGAAATCATTGAAATCGCCCCCATTGCATTCATGCGGGGCAGAACCCTGAACAATGCATTTATCATTTTAGACGAGGCCCAGAACACGACCTCTCAGCAGATGAAAATGTTTTTAACCCGAATCGGATACGGTTCCAAGGCCATAGTGACCGGAGACATCACCCAGATCGATTTGCCCGGCGGCAAAAAATCCGGTCTGGTGGAAGTCAGGAAGATTCTCTCCCACATCAAAGGAATCGAATTCATTCATTTTTCCAGGGATGATGTGGTCCGGCACCAGCTGGTTTCCGATATTATCGATGCCTATGAAAAAAACAAAAATTAA
- a CDS encoding pyridoxine 5'-phosphate synthase, whose translation MAELAVNVDHVATLRQARGIDYPDPVAAAVAAETAGADAIVVHLREDRRHIQERDVRLLRQIVQSRLILEMAATSEMLGIALDIMPDTVTLVPEKREELTTEGGLDLISHQDHIQDAVSTLKNAGIQVCIFIDPDLDQIKIAHKIDADMIEIHTGAFCDADTRAEARREFDRIVDAAKIGTKLKLGVNAGHGICYNTIKAFAGLHEIREFSIGHSIVSRAVLTGMDRAVRDMKKLIQDLGQAPM comes from the coding sequence ATGGCAGAACTGGCTGTAAATGTTGATCATGTGGCCACCCTGCGCCAGGCCCGGGGCATTGACTATCCGGATCCGGTCGCTGCGGCGGTTGCTGCGGAAACCGCAGGTGCGGACGCCATTGTGGTCCATTTGAGAGAAGACCGCCGACATATCCAGGAACGGGACGTCCGCCTGCTCCGGCAGATCGTCCAGTCCAGACTTATCCTGGAAATGGCCGCCACCAGTGAAATGCTGGGAATCGCCCTGGACATCATGCCCGACACCGTCACTCTGGTGCCGGAAAAAAGAGAAGAGCTGACCACGGAAGGAGGGCTGGACCTGATCAGCCATCAGGATCATATCCAGGATGCGGTATCCACCCTGAAAAATGCCGGGATCCAGGTGTGTATCTTCATTGATCCGGACCTGGATCAGATCAAAATCGCCCACAAAATCGACGCGGACATGATCGAAATTCACACCGGGGCATTTTGTGATGCAGACACCCGGGCTGAAGCCCGGCGGGAATTCGACCGCATCGTGGACGCGGCCAAGATCGGGACCAAGCTCAAGCTCGGAGTCAATGCCGGTCACGGCATCTGTTACAACACCATCAAAGCCTTTGCCGGGCTTCATGAAATCCGGGAGTTTTCCATTGGGCACAGCATTGTATCCCGGGCCGTGCTCACCGGTATGGACCGGGCCGTGCGGGATATGAAAAAGCTGATCCAGGATCTGGGACAGGCCCCTATGTAA